A portion of the Candidatus Eisenbacteria bacterium genome contains these proteins:
- a CDS encoding BatD family protein translates to MSGRGLALAGFAALAFVTGAPARTAHAAAQVEARLEAASIPAGSAVGLIVTVTNPSGGTGDPSFNLPPGVSLLGSDRSQSFSWVNGRSTTVVTFRYQLGADTPGAYHIGPIRVRVGSTDFLSASLPLRVTSAPSPSPSGSSGGGGAPAWLVVDVRPQRPYVGQLVQLSMKLVQVSGIADSRGFSPPATPGFWSESWGDPTDYSARAGGRAAEVTERRARLYPLAPGTATIGPAALIVVASSVAVDPIFGGTVPVGRPVEIRSESLRVAVRPLPAGSPAGFENAVGDFEVSWGLDRGHTAQDQAVTLRLDVRGTGNLPLLHTPELSLPDFEVFASTVDDSFAPSGEIEPGRRRFQWTLLPRRSGTLELEPPAFAWFDPGPATYRQASLRPILLEVLSAAPGAATSADDDFPREFAREPASPGSRAALPWAFALAGALLGVAIGFARAAGGADRLSGERARQREFLRAVGLAHGPDFWRAADEAAAWAESRGERVAVLRHDISVARYGGTGAGEDDVRRRLVERVSVCVPPEPQRTPRVLLALSLATVALALAGYGAPRPGSGPLAARARVADAQAREHQLGTAAAEWRRLWEEGGPSAPLAARLAWAALSRQSTGEAAAWVLRGRAAGARSGALAWATERVREAGGLVGADAGSWPVRPLEWGALALALALAATLLWPRRWSAAALLALALAAAFAPVLQSAALRRTPLAVVESQTPLSGAGMDLDPGQVVRIVRREGTNVRVRAGRGVEGTLPAGAIHAVWGSAP, encoded by the coding sequence GTGAGCGGCCGCGGTCTCGCGCTCGCCGGGTTCGCCGCGCTGGCGTTCGTCACGGGCGCGCCTGCCCGCACCGCGCACGCGGCGGCGCAGGTCGAGGCCCGGCTCGAGGCGGCCTCGATCCCCGCCGGCTCCGCGGTCGGGTTGATCGTCACGGTGACGAACCCGAGCGGCGGCACCGGCGATCCCTCCTTCAATCTGCCCCCCGGCGTCTCGCTACTCGGGAGCGACCGTTCGCAGAGCTTTTCGTGGGTCAACGGCCGCTCGACGACGGTCGTGACGTTCCGCTACCAGCTCGGCGCCGACACGCCCGGCGCCTATCACATCGGCCCGATCCGCGTCCGCGTCGGGAGCACCGATTTCCTGAGCGCGTCGCTGCCCCTGCGCGTCACCTCCGCGCCGTCGCCGTCGCCCTCCGGCTCCTCGGGCGGCGGCGGCGCCCCGGCCTGGCTGGTGGTGGACGTCCGGCCGCAGCGCCCCTACGTGGGACAACTCGTGCAGCTGTCCATGAAGCTCGTGCAGGTGAGCGGAATCGCGGACAGCCGCGGGTTCAGCCCGCCCGCAACGCCCGGTTTCTGGTCCGAGAGCTGGGGCGATCCCACGGACTACAGCGCACGTGCGGGCGGGCGGGCGGCCGAGGTCACCGAGCGCCGTGCGAGGCTCTACCCGCTTGCGCCCGGAACCGCCACCATCGGCCCGGCGGCGCTGATCGTCGTCGCCTCCTCGGTGGCCGTGGATCCGATCTTCGGCGGCACCGTGCCGGTGGGCCGTCCGGTCGAAATTCGCAGCGAGTCGCTGCGCGTGGCGGTGCGGCCGTTGCCGGCGGGATCCCCGGCCGGCTTCGAGAACGCCGTCGGCGATTTCGAGGTGAGCTGGGGCCTCGACCGCGGACACACGGCCCAGGATCAGGCGGTGACGCTTCGGCTCGACGTGCGCGGCACCGGCAACCTGCCGCTGCTCCACACGCCGGAGCTCTCGCTGCCGGACTTCGAGGTGTTCGCGAGCACCGTGGACGACAGCTTCGCGCCTTCGGGCGAGATCGAGCCCGGGCGGCGGCGCTTCCAGTGGACGCTGCTGCCCCGGCGAAGCGGCACGCTCGAACTCGAGCCTCCCGCCTTCGCGTGGTTCGACCCCGGTCCGGCCACGTACCGCCAGGCGAGCCTGCGGCCGATCCTGCTCGAGGTGCTCTCGGCCGCTCCCGGCGCTGCCACGTCGGCGGACGACGACTTCCCGCGCGAGTTCGCGCGCGAGCCCGCCTCGCCCGGCTCTCGCGCCGCGCTGCCGTGGGCGTTCGCGCTCGCCGGGGCGCTGCTCGGCGTCGCGATCGGGTTCGCGCGCGCGGCGGGCGGCGCCGACCGGCTTTCCGGTGAGCGCGCGCGACAGCGCGAGTTCCTGCGCGCGGTGGGGCTCGCGCACGGACCGGATTTCTGGCGAGCCGCGGACGAGGCCGCCGCGTGGGCCGAGTCGCGGGGGGAGCGCGTCGCCGTGCTGCGCCACGACATTTCCGTCGCCCGCTACGGCGGCACCGGCGCCGGCGAGGATGACGTGCGCCGGCGGCTGGTCGAGCGGGTCTCGGTCTGCGTTCCGCCCGAGCCCCAGCGCACGCCGCGCGTCCTGCTGGCTCTGTCGCTGGCGACCGTCGCGCTGGCGCTCGCCGGCTACGGCGCGCCGCGCCCGGGTTCGGGTCCGCTCGCCGCCCGCGCGCGAGTCGCCGACGCGCAGGCGCGCGAGCACCAGCTCGGCACCGCGGCGGCGGAGTGGCGCAGGCTGTGGGAGGAGGGCGGCCCGAGCGCGCCGCTGGCCGCACGTCTCGCCTGGGCGGCCCTGTCGCGGCAGAGCACCGGCGAGGCGGCCGCCTGGGTGCTGCGGGGACGCGCCGCCGGGGCGCGCAGCGGCGCTCTCGCATGGGCGACCGAGCGTGTCCGGGAAGCGGGCGGTCTGGTGGGCGCCGACGCGGGGTCGTGGCCGGTTCGCCCGCTCGAGTGGGGCGCCCTCGCCCTGGCGCTGGCGCTCGCCGCCACGCTGCTCTGGCCGCGTCGCTGGTCCGCCGCGGCCCTGCTGGCGCTCGCGCTGGCCGCCGCCTTCGCCCCGGTGCTTCAGTCGGCCGCGCTTCGGCGGACTCCGCTGGCGGTGGTCGAGTCGCAAACGCCGCTGTCCGGCGCCGGCATGGATCTCGATCCCGGCCAGGTCGTGCGGATCGTGCGGCGGGAGGGAACGAACGTGCGTGTGCGCGCCGGTCGCGGCGTCGAGGGCACCCTCCCGGCCGGCGCGATCCACGCGGTCTGGGGAAGCGCGCCGTGA
- a CDS encoding phosphatase PAP2 family protein produces MIARLLAALLLVTWPLQSLDDAVARTVQGSRAPALEPVARAISDRSRPALALAAVTGLLVGGAARVATVEGLVVLLPVNLAVEGLKRATFRARPDGEHRRSNAAFPSSHAANAFAVATVLARRWKRATLPAFALASLVGWSRLYLNRHWLSDVAVGAALGVGLAMLVLALWQRGSTGRPRTAETA; encoded by the coding sequence GTGATCGCTCGGCTGCTGGCGGCGTTGCTGCTCGTGACCTGGCCGCTGCAGTCGCTCGACGACGCGGTCGCGCGGACGGTGCAAGGCTCGCGCGCGCCCGCCCTCGAGCCGGTCGCGAGGGCGATCTCCGATCGCAGCCGTCCTGCTCTCGCGCTCGCCGCGGTCACGGGTCTGCTGGTCGGCGGAGCGGCACGGGTGGCGACGGTCGAAGGGCTCGTCGTGCTCCTGCCGGTCAATCTCGCGGTCGAAGGGCTCAAGCGGGCCACGTTCAGGGCCCGGCCGGACGGCGAGCACCGGCGCAGCAACGCCGCCTTTCCCTCGAGTCACGCGGCGAACGCGTTCGCGGTGGCGACCGTGCTGGCTCGTCGCTGGAAGCGGGCGACTCTGCCCGCGTTCGCGCTGGCCTCGCTGGTCGGCTGGTCCCGTCTATACCTCAACCGTCACTGGCTGAGCGACGTCGCGGTCGGGGCAGCGCTGGGTGTCGGGCTCGCGATGCTGGTCCTCGCCTTGTGGCAACGCGGGAGCACGGGCCGTCCGCGAACGGCCGAAACCGCATAG
- a CDS encoding polyprenyl synthetase family protein, producing the protein MTVDAQILEVQRPVRRQLEAVQRRLRGLFRTPIPILNEVGGHVLATRGKKFRPTLLLLTARLRGPLGPDAIVCATVVELVHAAALIHDDSVDRSHLRRGMPTVNGLWTDEMAIIMGDYLYAQSMSLLVEHRLNDAMGVLAGVVTEMSCGEALEFQHAFDLDVSEADYEELIRAKTGSLIGAATELGAALNGGSRNAKRRGRLKRFGEAVGVAFQIVDDLFDYLSDSEVTGKPVGYDLAEGKVTLPLIAALRQATPADRRKLRTLAARKRWTPGQWAELCALIERAGGFAYSRARAAALANEARGLLAPEPRSAASRALDVAIDYAVKRVH; encoded by the coding sequence ATGACCGTAGACGCCCAGATTCTCGAGGTGCAGCGGCCCGTCCGGCGCCAGCTGGAGGCCGTCCAACGGCGCCTCCGGGGGCTTTTTCGCACGCCGATTCCGATCCTCAACGAGGTCGGGGGCCACGTTCTGGCGACGCGCGGCAAGAAGTTCCGGCCGACGCTGCTGCTCCTGACGGCGCGCCTGCGCGGTCCGCTGGGGCCCGACGCGATCGTCTGCGCGACCGTGGTCGAGCTGGTGCACGCCGCGGCGCTGATCCACGACGACTCGGTGGACCGCAGCCACCTTCGGCGCGGCATGCCGACGGTCAACGGGCTTTGGACCGATGAGATGGCGATCATCATGGGGGACTACCTGTACGCCCAGTCCATGTCGTTGCTGGTCGAACACCGGCTGAACGACGCGATGGGCGTTCTCGCGGGCGTGGTCACCGAGATGTCCTGCGGCGAGGCGCTCGAGTTCCAGCACGCCTTCGATCTCGACGTTTCCGAGGCGGACTACGAGGAGCTGATCCGCGCCAAGACCGGTTCGCTCATCGGCGCGGCCACCGAGCTGGGCGCGGCGCTGAACGGCGGCAGCCGGAACGCGAAGCGCCGCGGGCGGCTGAAGCGCTTCGGCGAGGCGGTCGGTGTGGCCTTCCAGATCGTGGACGACCTCTTCGACTACCTGAGCGATTCCGAGGTCACCGGCAAGCCGGTCGGCTACGACCTCGCCGAGGGCAAGGTCACCCTGCCGCTCATCGCCGCGCTGCGGCAGGCCACGCCGGCGGACCGGCGCAAGCTGCGGACGCTGGCGGCGCGCAAGCGCTGGACGCCGGGACAATGGGCCGAGCTTTGCGCGCTCATCGAACGCGCCGGCGGATTCGCCTACTCGCGTGCCCGCGCGGCGGCGCTGGCGAACGAGGCGCGCGGGCTGCTCGCGCCGGAACCTCGTTCGGCGGCGAGTCGCGCGCTCGACGTCGCGATCGACTACGCCGTGAAGCGCGTCCACTGA
- a CDS encoding arginine--tRNA ligase: MWTELKEALARALASAGLATPERIARIELAVPRDPAHGDWTTNLCLLIAKEAGRPPRALAETLVAHMQHGDGMFAAAEVAGPGFLNFRYSDSFLASLPARILGEGGSFGRSAAGAGERVLVEYVSANPTGPMNVVSARAAAVGATLVELLRAAGWDPAGEFYVNDAGNQVDLLGESVAARFAERIGVSRELPAEGYQGSYLRDLAATLPESEARAQLAAPGGARWFRDQALARMLAWQQRDLADYGVTFDRWFRESELHDSGEVEGALRKLTARGVTYRAVKPEGVSEAARARVEGEAGASAGAAEATWLRTHPHGDDMDRVVVRADGRPTYLLPDIAYHLDKRARGFRRAINLWGPDHHAYVATLSAALKAAGLEDDFLRVLIVQQVNLLRDGQEVKMSKRRGEFVTLRDLMDEVGADCARFFFLMRSTSAHLDFDLDLAAKRNDENPAFYVQYAHARIASVLRVAAERGLAPSEGPATPLTAPEEVALVRKLATFPEIVRGAAVALEPHRIPTFLVETAAEFHRYYHACRVVGEDAALARHRLRVCAAARQVLRNGLALMGVSAPERLEHAAGAAS; the protein is encoded by the coding sequence GTGTGGACTGAACTGAAGGAAGCGCTGGCCCGTGCCCTCGCGTCCGCCGGCCTCGCGACGCCGGAACGCATCGCGCGGATCGAGCTGGCGGTTCCGCGCGATCCGGCGCACGGAGATTGGACGACCAATCTCTGCCTGCTGATCGCGAAGGAGGCCGGGCGGCCTCCGCGCGCGCTGGCCGAGACTCTCGTCGCGCACATGCAGCACGGCGACGGGATGTTCGCCGCCGCCGAGGTCGCCGGTCCGGGCTTTCTCAACTTTCGCTACTCCGACTCGTTTCTCGCCTCGCTGCCCGCACGCATTCTCGGAGAAGGCGGGAGCTTCGGCCGCTCGGCCGCCGGAGCGGGCGAGCGCGTGCTGGTCGAATACGTGAGCGCCAATCCGACCGGACCGATGAACGTCGTGAGCGCCCGCGCCGCCGCGGTCGGAGCGACGCTGGTCGAGTTGCTGCGCGCCGCCGGCTGGGACCCGGCCGGCGAGTTCTACGTCAACGACGCGGGCAACCAGGTGGACCTGCTCGGCGAGTCGGTCGCGGCCCGGTTCGCCGAGCGGATCGGAGTGAGCCGCGAGCTGCCCGCCGAGGGTTACCAGGGTTCCTACCTTCGCGACCTGGCGGCAACGCTGCCCGAGTCGGAGGCGCGCGCGCAGCTCGCGGCGCCGGGGGGCGCGCGCTGGTTTCGCGATCAGGCGCTCGCGCGCATGCTCGCCTGGCAGCAGCGCGACCTCGCCGACTACGGCGTGACGTTCGACCGCTGGTTTCGCGAGAGCGAGCTGCACGACTCGGGCGAGGTGGAGGGCGCGCTGCGGAAGCTGACGGCGCGCGGCGTGACCTATCGCGCCGTCAAGCCCGAGGGCGTCAGCGAGGCGGCGCGCGCGCGGGTGGAGGGCGAGGCCGGCGCGTCCGCCGGCGCGGCGGAGGCGACCTGGCTGCGCACGCACCCGCACGGCGACGACATGGACCGGGTGGTGGTGCGCGCGGACGGCCGGCCGACCTACCTGCTGCCGGACATCGCCTATCACCTCGACAAGCGCGCGCGCGGCTTCCGCCGCGCGATCAACCTGTGGGGCCCCGACCACCACGCGTACGTCGCCACGCTCTCGGCGGCGCTCAAGGCGGCCGGGCTCGAGGACGATTTCCTGCGCGTGTTGATCGTCCAGCAGGTGAACCTGCTGCGCGACGGACAGGAAGTGAAGATGAGCAAGCGCCGTGGCGAGTTCGTGACGCTGCGGGACCTGATGGACGAGGTCGGAGCGGATTGCGCGCGCTTCTTCTTCCTCATGCGTTCGACGAGCGCCCACCTCGATTTCGACCTCGACCTCGCGGCGAAGCGCAACGACGAGAACCCGGCGTTCTACGTGCAGTACGCGCACGCGCGCATCGCTTCGGTGCTGCGGGTCGCGGCCGAGCGCGGGCTCGCGCCGTCCGAGGGGCCGGCGACGCCGCTCACGGCTCCCGAGGAGGTGGCGCTGGTGCGCAAGCTCGCGACGTTTCCCGAGATCGTGCGCGGCGCCGCCGTGGCGCTCGAGCCGCACCGGATCCCGACCTTCCTGGTCGAAACCGCGGCCGAGTTCCATCGCTACTATCACGCCTGCCGGGTGGTCGGCGAGGACGCGGCCCTCGCGCGCCATCGGCTGCGCGTCTGCGCCGCGGCCCGGCAGGTGCTGCGCAACGGCCTGGCGCTGATGGGCGTTTCCGCGCCCGAGCGGCTGGAGCACGCGGCCGGGGCCGCGTCGTGA
- a CDS encoding sugar kinase — MTAANRILVVGSVALDSIRTPYGEAVEALGGSASYFSFSASHFAPVAVCAVVGEDFPAPHRTELERRGVDLTGLQTAAGRTFRWRGEYMAELGHAHTLETQLNVFADFHPKLDEAQRRAPYVFLANIDPELQLEVLSQVKRPLLTLSDTMNYWIARKPDRVFEVLRRVDVALLNEEEARALAGETHLAKAADRLLEQGANAVIIKKGEHGALYHSREERFITPAFPVLALTDPTGAGDSFAGGFLGMLARCGRLDGEALRQAMACGTAMASLAIESFSPSRLIETDLDEIESRVRALHDMVHYDLFPLR, encoded by the coding sequence GTGACCGCGGCCAACCGCATCCTGGTCGTCGGCTCGGTGGCGCTCGACAGCATCCGCACGCCCTATGGCGAAGCGGTCGAGGCGCTCGGCGGCTCGGCGTCGTACTTCTCCTTCTCGGCGAGCCATTTCGCGCCGGTCGCCGTGTGCGCCGTCGTCGGCGAGGACTTCCCCGCGCCGCACCGGACGGAACTCGAGCGGCGCGGAGTGGACCTGACGGGCCTGCAAACGGCCGCGGGCCGCACCTTCCGCTGGCGCGGCGAGTACATGGCGGAACTGGGTCACGCGCACACGCTCGAGACCCAGCTCAACGTCTTCGCCGACTTCCACCCGAAGCTCGACGAGGCACAGCGTCGCGCGCCGTACGTGTTCCTCGCGAACATCGACCCCGAGCTCCAGCTCGAGGTGCTCTCGCAGGTGAAGCGCCCGCTGCTGACCCTGTCCGACACGATGAACTACTGGATCGCCCGCAAGCCCGACCGCGTCTTCGAGGTGCTGCGCCGCGTGGACGTCGCGCTGCTGAACGAGGAGGAGGCCCGTGCGCTCGCCGGTGAGACCCACCTCGCGAAGGCGGCCGACCGGCTGCTCGAGCAGGGTGCGAACGCGGTGATCATCAAGAAGGGCGAGCACGGGGCCCTCTACCACTCGCGCGAGGAGCGCTTCATCACCCCGGCGTTTCCCGTGCTGGCCCTGACCGATCCGACCGGCGCCGGCGATTCGTTCGCGGGCGGGTTCCTGGGCATGCTGGCGCGCTGCGGCCGGCTGGACGGCGAGGCGCTGCGCCAGGCCATGGCCTGCGGCACGGCCATGGCCTCGCTGGCGATCGAATCGTTCAGTCCCTCGCGGCTGATCGAGACCGACCTGGACGAGATCGAGTCGCGGGTGCGCGCGCTGCACGACATGGTCCATTACGACCTGTTCCCGCTGCGCTGA
- the rsfS gene encoding ribosome silencing factor → MTPRPQTSHSVSGVQLLRAAAGAAVSKKASDLVGLDLSGLDGVADYFLICSAASEPQVRAVAEAVEERLRAIGARPWHVEGREGRRWVLLDYVDLVVHVFHERTREYYLLERLWGDARSVDLGVD, encoded by the coding sequence ATGACCCCGCGTCCACAAACCTCGCATTCGGTTTCCGGCGTGCAGCTGCTGCGCGCGGCCGCCGGAGCGGCCGTCTCCAAGAAGGCCAGCGACCTGGTCGGGCTCGACCTCTCGGGGCTGGACGGCGTCGCGGACTACTTCCTGATCTGCTCGGCCGCGAGCGAGCCGCAGGTCCGGGCGGTCGCCGAGGCGGTCGAGGAGCGCCTGCGGGCGATCGGCGCGCGGCCGTGGCACGTCGAGGGCCGGGAGGGCCGGCGCTGGGTGCTGCTCGACTACGTGGATCTCGTGGTGCACGTCTTCCACGAGCGCACGCGCGAGTACTACCTTCTGGAGCGATTGTGGGGCGACGCCCGGAGCGTGGACCTTGGTGTGGACTGA
- a CDS encoding PTS sugar transporter subunit IIA — protein sequence MAIAEMPLVSGNPLDLLELRHRRRDSVLTQLAFAAHRHGVIRDVEALAALLARRERLGTTALGKGVALTHARSILVSRSLWIVGRAPRGVDWGAADGEAVKLVVLRLEGLEQSATAHLARLVAAAQSLRQQRTRVRLATADADGALTLLQAGPVS from the coding sequence TTGGCGATCGCAGAAATGCCCCTGGTCTCCGGCAACCCGCTCGACCTGCTCGAACTGCGGCACCGCCGCCGCGATTCCGTGCTCACACAACTCGCCTTCGCAGCGCACCGGCACGGCGTCATTCGGGACGTCGAAGCGCTTGCCGCGCTGCTCGCCCGCCGCGAGCGGCTGGGGACGACCGCACTCGGGAAGGGAGTCGCGCTCACGCACGCGCGCTCCATTCTCGTCAGCCGGTCGCTGTGGATCGTCGGTCGCGCGCCCCGGGGTGTGGACTGGGGCGCCGCCGATGGCGAGGCCGTGAAACTCGTCGTGCTCCGGCTCGAGGGTCTGGAGCAGAGCGCGACCGCGCACCTGGCCCGGCTCGTCGCCGCCGCGCAGTCGTTGCGGCAGCAGCGCACGCGGGTCCGGCTGGCGACGGCCGATGCCGATGGCGCGCTCACGCTGCTGCAGGCGGGCCCGGTGTCATGA
- a CDS encoding HD domain-containing protein, with the protein MNAWHDSPAEKARLRAEAVLRAQAWPPAVASALARFREAGGRAWLVGGSVRDVLLGRTGGGETDLATDLLPERVRALFPRTEPIGERHGTVLILHEGARIECTTLRREGEYADARHPDQVWFTRDPLEDLDRRDLTVNALAFDPLEGRLLDPHDGARDLERRILRAVGDPLTRFREDALRPLRVARLAAVLGMEIEARTRAALGAVRERAGTLAAERVRAELEKLVLAPKPSVGLEILREADLLSLWLPELQACRGVPQNRFHAYDVYFHSIYSCDAAPVVRPVVRWAALLHDIGKPATRVERRGEGTFYHHEAVGAELARTLLERLRFSTRFTGRVVHLVREHMFDYRSDWSDAALRRWLRRVGPEFVAELFDLRIADHLGNGLKSGNPAYLPEMSARVDRLLAAGAALTVADLTVDGDDVMRALGIGPGPEVGRTLAALLEEVTDDAAGNTRERLLARLAQRRASAPREAPSA; encoded by the coding sequence GTGAACGCGTGGCACGACAGCCCCGCCGAAAAGGCGCGCCTGCGCGCCGAGGCCGTGCTTCGCGCGCAGGCGTGGCCGCCCGCGGTCGCCTCGGCGCTCGCGCGATTTCGCGAGGCCGGCGGCCGCGCCTGGCTGGTCGGCGGAAGCGTTCGCGACGTCCTGCTCGGGCGAACCGGGGGCGGCGAGACCGATCTCGCGACCGACCTGCTCCCCGAGCGGGTGCGGGCGCTGTTTCCGCGCACCGAACCGATCGGCGAGCGCCACGGCACGGTCCTGATCCTGCACGAAGGGGCGCGCATCGAGTGCACGACGCTGCGGCGCGAAGGCGAGTACGCGGACGCCCGGCACCCGGACCAGGTCTGGTTCACGCGCGACCCGCTCGAGGACCTCGATCGTCGTGACCTGACGGTGAACGCCCTCGCGTTCGATCCGCTCGAGGGCCGGCTGCTCGATCCGCACGACGGCGCCCGCGATCTCGAGCGGAGGATCCTGCGCGCCGTCGGCGATCCGCTCACGCGCTTCCGCGAGGACGCGCTGCGCCCGCTGCGCGTCGCCCGGCTCGCGGCGGTGCTCGGCATGGAGATCGAAGCGCGGACGCGCGCCGCGCTGGGCGCCGTGCGCGAGCGCGCCGGCACGCTGGCGGCGGAACGCGTGCGCGCCGAACTCGAGAAGCTGGTGCTGGCGCCGAAGCCGTCCGTGGGGCTCGAGATCCTCCGCGAAGCGGACCTGCTCTCGCTCTGGCTGCCCGAGTTGCAGGCGTGCCGCGGCGTGCCGCAGAACCGCTTCCACGCCTACGACGTCTACTTTCACTCGATCTACTCCTGCGACGCGGCGCCGGTGGTGCGCCCGGTCGTTCGCTGGGCGGCGCTGCTGCACGACATCGGCAAGCCCGCGACGCGCGTCGAACGCCGCGGGGAGGGCACTTTCTACCACCACGAGGCGGTCGGTGCCGAATTGGCGCGCACCCTGCTCGAGCGGCTTCGCTTTTCGACGCGGTTCACCGGGCGTGTCGTGCACCTGGTGCGTGAGCACATGTTCGACTATCGCAGCGACTGGAGCGATGCGGCGCTGCGGCGCTGGCTGCGGCGCGTCGGGCCGGAGTTCGTCGCCGAGCTGTTCGACCTGCGGATCGCGGATCACCTCGGCAACGGACTCAAGTCGGGGAACCCGGCGTACCTGCCGGAGATGTCCGCGCGCGTGGACCGGCTGCTCGCCGCGGGCGCTGCGCTCACCGTGGCCGACCTGACGGTGGATGGAGACGACGTCATGCGCGCGCTGGGAATCGGCCCGGGACCGGAGGTCGGAAGGACGCTCGCGGCGCTGCTCGAGGAAGTGACCGACGACGCGGCGGGCAACACGCGGGAACGCCTGCTCGCACGCCTCGCGCAACGTCGCGCGAGCGCGCCGCGCGAAGCCCCGAGTGCTTGA
- a CDS encoding HD-GYP domain-containing protein, with protein MSETPIHRHPVLFRFYYAAVLAGAVALFTFAPRGALAPSPYLLAGGFALLLLSELAPVPMPGGGYVTASTVFSLPLLLIAGPFWTSLLDAAATVVSHGIVHRKSPVRIAHNIAIFTLGYWATAWTFISLGGRLGELRIPGDGLALLAAGSVYFLVNSGCVSLVLGLTTGPSPWRIWQRNFQQGLLHHLSFLALGALVLVAWKTAGPWGIVLFALPFLVARYSFQAHLELRSDLKDFVRALTEVLEEVDPYTRHHSVRVSEYAVRLSRGLGRAEREVDEIEYAALVHDLGKIGPQHQHILQKPGSLSHEEQRTLRAHPAAGAEIVAKVRALKRASEIVRSHHERPDGQGYPFGLRSQDVPVGARILNVADAFDAMTSDRPYRRALPLEAALGELERGAGTQFDAEVVGCLLRLHRAGQFPLVPSPSSEDLQLLRLRTRAGG; from the coding sequence GTGAGCGAAACGCCGATCCACCGGCATCCGGTTCTCTTCCGCTTCTACTACGCAGCCGTCCTCGCGGGCGCGGTGGCGCTGTTCACATTCGCGCCGCGCGGCGCGCTGGCGCCCTCGCCCTACCTCCTGGCCGGCGGTTTCGCGCTCCTGCTCCTGAGCGAACTGGCGCCGGTGCCGATGCCGGGAGGCGGCTACGTCACCGCCAGCACCGTCTTCAGCCTGCCGCTGCTGCTGATCGCGGGCCCGTTCTGGACGTCGCTGCTGGACGCGGCGGCCACCGTGGTCTCGCACGGGATCGTGCACCGGAAGTCGCCGGTGCGGATCGCGCACAACATCGCGATCTTCACGCTCGGCTACTGGGCGACCGCCTGGACCTTCATCTCGCTCGGCGGGCGGCTGGGCGAGTTGCGAATCCCCGGAGACGGCCTCGCGCTGCTCGCCGCCGGGAGCGTCTACTTCCTGGTCAACTCGGGCTGCGTCTCGCTCGTGCTGGGGCTGACCACCGGGCCGAGCCCGTGGCGCATCTGGCAGCGGAACTTCCAGCAGGGACTGCTCCACCATCTGTCGTTCCTCGCCCTGGGCGCGCTCGTGCTGGTGGCCTGGAAGACCGCGGGCCCATGGGGAATCGTCCTCTTCGCCCTGCCGTTCCTGGTCGCGCGCTATTCGTTCCAGGCGCACCTCGAGCTGCGCAGCGACCTCAAGGATTTCGTGCGGGCGCTGACCGAGGTGCTCGAGGAGGTGGATCCCTACACGCGGCATCACAGCGTCCGCGTCTCCGAGTACGCGGTGAGGCTGTCGCGCGGCCTGGGCCGCGCCGAACGCGAGGTGGACGAGATCGAGTACGCGGCGCTGGTTCACGACCTGGGCAAGATCGGTCCGCAGCACCAGCACATCCTGCAGAAGCCGGGCTCGCTCTCGCACGAGGAACAGCGCACGCTGCGCGCGCATCCCGCCGCGGGCGCCGAGATCGTCGCCAAGGTGCGCGCGTTGAAGCGCGCCTCCGAAATCGTTCGCTCGCACCACGAGCGGCCGGATGGCCAGGGCTATCCGTTCGGCCTGCGTTCGCAGGACGTGCCCGTCGGAGCGCGCATCCTGAACGTGGCCGACGCGTTCGACGCGATGACTTCCGACCGGCCCTACCGGCGGGCGCTGCCGCTGGAGGCGGCCCTGGGCGAGCTCGAGCGCGGGGCGGGCACGCAGTTCGACGCCGAGGTCGTCGGCTGCCTGCTTCGCCTGCACCGCGCGGGACAGTTCCCGCTCGTGCCCAGCCCGAGCAGCGAGGACCTGCAGCTGTTGCGGCTCAGGACCCGGGCGGGGGGCTGA